The stretch of DNA TCATGACAAAACCAAGAGACTTGTATAATATAAGGGTGGAGATGCAAGAAGAGGATGACGAGACTTATACCCAATGCTTGCTTCCTGATGTTATGGGTGTTGATGAATTAAATGATTGTACAAGTTGGGTCAGAATAGATGTTGAAGAGGAGCACTAATGcttaatttatcttatattaGCTTGAAATATGTAAATTGTGTCTTTATCTCTATTAAAGTAACATGACTTATGCAACATGCTATTTCTTTAGTGAAATGATTCTGAACTTTTGAGTCAATATAAATTAGTTATTTAGATAAtatgaaaactaaaatttgtgACAGAAGTTGAGTTttctttgtattttcttttattttactctCAATTTGTATGAAAACTTGATATTtgataacatttttatttttctactgttctttttggtatttttttgaatgtatagtatgtttttatcttttttcaatCAGGTCCACCACATGCACACCTGCTGAAAATAGTGATTTGGAAAGGACCAAATTTCTGGTACGTAATAATTTACTCTCTGTATTGATTCAACTCAACTATAGTCCAATGACTTTATTTAGCATATCATAACTAAAAAATGTATTATTCTTATAAATTCATTTATCTTATATTGTAGCAGAAATTATATGAATAGCTTTTTGAAAGCATCTCTATGGTAAGCAAATATGTATTTACACAACTTTCAagcaaattttgtatatttgcttttttttacGTATGTTAATCTTCTTTAACATTCtatagtaatattttaattgacACATTGATTAATCATATAATTATCGTGTTCAATAGGTATTGAAATTATGGCTAGATCAAAGAGGTTGAGAGAATGTGAGATCACAACATTAAATGAAGTTCAATTGAATAGTAATGAACCATCACTAGTCTCACAAACACAGCATACCTCAGAACATGATGCAGATGCAAGCTCAAATAGTGATTCTGATTCTGCCTCTGAAAATGAGCCTCAAGTCCAAGAACAAGCCGATCATGAATATAATGACACGTTAGATATAGAAGGTAACTTTCATTTATGTATTTGATTATAAACTTGTTTATCTTTTGATATGTCTATTCGTTATGTATTTCTTAATTTCTATATAGATGACCAAGGACACACAAGGAAAAAACGAGGAATGACACGTGCGAAGGACGTATGGAACTTGCCTAATGGgcacaaaattataattaaatgtAACAAATTTGGACAGCCAGTAAAGAAAGGGGGTGGCATCCTTGGAGGTTGGCTTGGGACTCTTTCACGAAAAGGAAGTTTCTGTTCTCTTAGCTACAACAGTTGGAAGAAAGTGCCTAACACAGTGAAAACAGAACTTATTCAATTAACTCGGGTATAAACCATTTGTACTTATCTTTTAGTAGCACAAAAATACCTGTATACTCAATAATTGTTGTTGGTTTAATCTTCTTTTTATGATTAGTAGAAGTCTATATCTTGTCTTACTAAACTTACCATATGATTTTTATTAACAATGGTCATTGTTGATGTGTTAATTACTAGATCATTTTGCAGGTGAAACCACTTACGAAGAAAAAAGtgtgcaatttttttaaaagcagCAAACTTCATTTAGTTATAAAATTCTTAGCATTATAGATGTAGGTGTAAATATCATGATATTCTTGAGTAATAGATTAAAGGTAGTTCAATATTAATTCGTAATGAGTTTCAATGTTTAAATTTTGACTACATTTTTCGTCTTGTAGACTAAATTTAAACTGCCTATGGACAATAATGTCAATGCCTGGATATTAAAATCAGTTAGTCGAAAATGGAAGGATTATAAATGTGAACTAAAAGCAAAATACATGATAGAGGACTATACAGAGCAACAAATAGTGAATGTTGTTCCGAAGGAAATTGTGCCTCAACAGTGGGTGGACCTTGTGCATTACTGGTTTTCAGAAAAAAGTCAGGTAAAGTGATTTTAATACGTTAAATGATTATTCCTTGAAGTTACTAATTTTATGGTTCTAAGCGCAATTTTTTTTGGACAGTTATACTCTCAGATAGGGCGAGCATCACGTGCAAAACATACAACTCCTCACACAACAGGGTCTATGTCTTTTGCTAGAAATAGACACAAATTTGtatgtaaattttattattactttagtTTTTATCAAGTAAAGCTTTCTAGTTCTTTTTTAaccttaatatatatacttggtTTGGGAGCAATAAAGCTTTATTTGATTACACTTTCTGTTTTTGAAGTTGTTTAGTAGTTTCAACTTGTATATTTGGGACTAATTTATTCactacaattaatttattacagGAAAAGGAAAATCAAAGAGAACCTGGACGTATTGAATTTTTTGCAATTACTCACAAATCAAAAGATGGGAGTTATATTAACACTGCAGCAAGTAACTTTGTAGTGCGTATTAAAAACACAATGCTATGAATACAAATATACAAATGcaattttttatagtttaatgaacttctcttttattttctttatgcAGAATGATGCTATGGTGAAAGTGAATGCTAATATTGCTTCAGGATCTTCAACTTCAATTGTTGAATTGGAGAATGATGCTTTCATTGGCATAAAGGGAAAAGATCAATATGGTCGAGTAAGAGGATATGGAATTGGTGTAGTCCCAACTCAAGTACTTGGGCCACAAGCATATATCGGAGGTGTTCGATATGATGATAATACGGAAGAAGTACAAAGATTGAAATCAAAGATACAAGTGATGGAAGATACATATGAGTCAAGATTGGTTGGCATGCAAGAAGAATATGAATCAAAATTAGCGAAGATACATCAAAATTATGAATCAAGAATGAGTGGAATGCAATCTCAGTTGAGTGAACTCACCTCTATAATGTTAAACTTTGTCAGACCATCTGATATTTTAGGTGCCGAATCGAGGGGTCGTCCATCAACTTAAAGAATTTCGTTTACTTCCTCATTTTGAGCTTTACTTACATTAGAACTCGAATAGTTtagcatatatattttgttttgttgaTCATTTTGAGCTTTATGTTTAGTGAAATTGAAACAATTCTGTATGTTTTACATTTGAATTGTTCAATACTAACTAGTTGCTTTCTAGaatcatttttaatttcttataaatttgcttgtgtttttttttttctccggaTGTTTGTTCTTTTTAATGTTACAATTTGTAAAGTATATGATTTGCAAGTTTTAATAAAATGTCCGATCaaaaaaatgaatcaaaattttctaaaaaatttaaaaaattattttatgataGTTTAAATGCTTGAAATCTGACGAGGCTTGCAAGCATTGGCAAACGTGCCGACGCAATAAAGTGtcgttaaattttaaaattttttataataaccTGGCACTTGAGGACATGTTGGAGCGTCGGCAAAATTAAATTAACGACGCACGAGAGCGTCGGTAGCAATTAACCGACGCATGCACAAAGCGTCGCTATTTTGCTCCCGACACTGCATTTAACGACGCACCTGCCGACGCTTTTCTTTGCGTCGGTGGACATTTTTCCGACGCTTAATAGCATcgtaaagttaaaaaaaagggtaGCTAGAAACcccttttgttgtagtgtagcattgtgggcttgacacaTGAACTTAGGgaacatgaggattgggtcttgtgacatgaaatcctatagtgataagaaaaGAGTGAACTTGAACTCGATGATGAAAACGAGGGACATGTAAACTAGTGTATTAGAggcactatgacatgaacgagtggTATGTAAATAATGTTGATGACATGATGAGTGGCATGAAACTTAGTGTAGATGAAACACTAGACATGGACTATGATATATGGCATAGAACGTAGTGTAGTCGAGATAGTCGacatggacattgggatagttGAGTTCCCAAGGTTTTTATTAGccctagttgatagggtatcctcagttggcgaggattgaaTCGTACTCACATGGTATGttttgagcttgtggtggtcgctccacacaagcagtgcactccggaggtggTCACCtgaggggcagacgtagttgtcccacAGATGGTCTCCGGTGGGGTAAATGCGGGGTAGCTTCTCACTCGTAGGATTTGAAATATGAGTTAGGGCGTAACCTTCGGGCTAGccaagtggattgggtaatgatCTCATGAGAGATATGCATCTTGAGCATAGTAGATGTTGCATTCATACTTGATGtagagacatagtagcatgttagtagAATACATTGCTATATTCATTCATTACTTTGATcgtgaggcatagtagtatgttGTAGCTTCCATTACTATGTAGCAGTTTATTTTCgcatttctatctatctatctgcttatacctgcttagacctagtgggaagatcggtagagtcggcggccgaatccactgggaactatggacaatagttctcaccccactttgttgcaggtccgagttcgagcgttCCGAGCAAGGATTGCGGGAAGGGCATAGCGCCTTAGTAGCTAGCAACTTTCTATTTTGCATTAGTGTATCCTTATGTATGTGAGAGGACTTGAGgttcatgtattttggagagttgtacATGTTGTGAGATGGATATGTAGGCTTTGTGCATACGTTTggggagatgaaaatgtaaatgtgAACctaatgttgaatggttgtaatagttagaactTTCTCTTGTTTACTTGTGGTATTACTTACTTGTTATCCCACaatgatcatgtatgttgtttaagTTTTTCCTGGGCAACTTGTATGTACATGATtctgttgtttagccttgggcggataggggaggtactgttcgttcggcgtctgttcgacgtgcccgaaccaaccaaattggcggtcgtggggcgtgacaatacaGTCCCCTTCAGATATCTCAAAACTCTTTCTAAGGTATTCCAATGCTCTCTATTTGGATTATGGGTATATCTTCTCAATCGATTCACAGTATAAGCCAAATCAGATCTAGTGTAATCTACCAAATATCCTAAGAATCCAATAATCtgtgaatatttattttgaccTATTAGATCTTCACTATTTTTTCTTAAGATGCACACTAAAATCATAAGGTGTCACTACAAGTTTAACATCAAAGTATCTAAACTTTTTCAATGACTGTTCACTATAGTGGGATTGGCTCATAATAATTTCTTTCGATTTTCTAATGATCTTCATGTTGAGAATAACATCTGCTTGCCCAAgatctttcatatcaaaatttttatttaataatttcttcACATCATATATCACATTCATATTagtaccaaaaatcaaaatattatcaaCATATAAGCATAAGATCACTATCTGTCTATCATATTCCTTCGAATACATACATTCATCAGACATGTTCACATGNCCCCCGAACATTCGTTCAGTGTCCAtaatgagtgtttggcgtgtctagtgcaaataggcgattggattatgccaatTGATTTGCtggtgctagatcagatgtggggattcgacgttatcttggggaccaactggctctccaagtattatgcagTGATAaattgtgaaagtaaggtgatcacttttcgtgagcctaatcaagaagagttggtcTATCAAGCGTGCAagagtaggcgcttcgcggcgaccatatcgtctgtgagggcgaagaaaatgatcaaaggagggtgcaaggcctatttggcaaccatggtggatgctcgaaaggagtaccttgagttgggggatattcgagtagcgtgcgagtttccggatgtgtttccggcggagttaccgggactgccaccggaccgggaagttcaGTTTGTTATTGACTTGATTCTTGGGGCGAAACccgtttcgaaggctccgtatagaatggcaccgatggagctaaaggagttgaaaggccaactacaggacttgctcgataaaggctttgtgaggccgagcgtgtcaccatggggagctccggtgctatttgtgaagaaaaaggatggcacccTTCGACtttgcgtagattatcgcgagttgaacaaagtgacgataaagagcaagtacccgttgccaaggattgacgatctattcgatcaattgcaagggtccaaggtgtattcgaagattgatctccaatcggggtatcatcaactaaagattaggccgaaggatgtgcacaaaacggcgtaccgtacgcagtatggccattatgagttcacggtaatgccgtttgggcttactaacgccccggaagcgtttatggacttgatgaaccgagtctttAGGCCTTTGTTGGGTCGGTGCGTCGTagtgtttatagacgacatattggtctactcaaaaagtgaagaggagcatgaagagcatctgagggctgtgttgcaaatactccgacaagagaagctctatgcaaagttgaagaagtgtgacttttggctaaaggaggtcacattcttgggtcatgtggtatcgggcgacggagtttcggtagacccgaagaaagtagaggcaataaaggattggcctcgcccgacgaatgtagtggaggtccgcagttttctgggacttgcgggctactaccggcggttcgtggaggggttcgccaaaataaccactccactaacgcgccttacgcataaaggagtaagatACGtatggagcgacgattgcgatcgaagcttcgaggagttaaagagcaagttgacgtcgaccccggtgcttgccttgccgactccgagggagacttttgtagtgtatagtgatgcctcttatgttggtctcgtgtgtgtgtgttaatgcaaaatgggcgagtcattgcatatgcatcgcaccaattaaagagttatgaaaagaactacccgattcatgaccttgagttagccgcggtgatcttcgcgctaaagctttggagacattacct from Ananas comosus cultivar F153 linkage group 18, ASM154086v1, whole genome shotgun sequence encodes:
- the LOC109723769 gene encoding uncharacterized protein LOC109723769 isoform X3, which produces MARSKRLRECEITTLNEVQLNSNEPSLVSQTQHTSEHDADASSNSDSDSASENEPQVQEQADHEYNDTLDIEDDQGHTRKKRGMTRAKDVWNLPNGHKIIIKCNKFGQPVKKGGGILGGWLGTLSRKGSFCSLSYNSWKKVPNTVKTELIQLTRTKFKLPMDNNVNAWILKSVSRKWKDYKCELKAKYMIEDYTEQQIVNVVPKEIVPQQWVDLVHYWFSEKSQLYSQIGRASRAKHTTPHTTGSMSFARNRHKFEKENQREPGRIEFFAITHKSKDGSYINTAASNFVNDAMVKVNANIASGSSTSIVELENDAFIGIKGKDQYGRVRGYGIGVVPTQVLGPQAYIGGVRYDDNTEEVQRLKSKIQVMEDTYESRLVGMQEEYESKLAKIHQNYESRMSGMQSQLSELTSIMLNFVRPSDILGAESRGRPST